A region of Cloacibacillus sp. DNA encodes the following proteins:
- a CDS encoding DMT family transporter, whose amino-acid sequence MEYFKGIILVLVATFFWGVASPIAKLMVAANIHVLSALVIRNAFVVGMLGVWFLFFKKESLTKAFFEKEQFYLVASFLSVICNTGGYAMSLQYLSASEAIILHYTFPLFTSITSLYFAHEKPRRGDIFSGILILCGVYVAVVGAGVPHLEEMPTSGILWGCVSVCGITSLVFFTRKRAQAERIDQYKLLFFSNLFGGIGLFICKTIFIGWADVANFTFQYLSITLFQAVTSTFVAYAFFYSALNYIPASFVSIITSFEIVVVFILGFLLIDAIPTAAEILGCVLIIFAISCSAIRTRFIDSLRKLTYAIQLKNRGVTGGHKNGQSDSR is encoded by the coding sequence ATGGAATATTTCAAAGGTATAATTTTAGTTTTAGTGGCTACGTTTTTCTGGGGGGTGGCAAGCCCCATCGCCAAATTAATGGTGGCGGCCAATATACATGTATTGTCCGCCTTGGTTATAAGAAACGCTTTCGTAGTAGGTATGCTTGGTGTGTGGTTCTTATTTTTTAAAAAGGAAAGTTTAACAAAGGCATTTTTTGAAAAAGAACAGTTTTATTTAGTTGCCTCATTTCTTTCTGTAATATGCAATACAGGAGGATACGCTATGTCTCTGCAGTATCTCTCTGCATCGGAGGCAATCATACTTCATTATACTTTTCCATTATTCACATCAATCACGTCATTATATTTTGCACATGAAAAACCACGACGGGGAGATATTTTTTCAGGCATCCTCATTCTCTGTGGAGTATATGTTGCGGTGGTCGGCGCTGGCGTCCCGCATCTTGAAGAAATGCCGACATCCGGCATTCTGTGGGGATGTGTGTCCGTATGCGGCATAACGTCGTTGGTATTTTTTACAAGAAAAAGAGCGCAAGCAGAACGTATCGACCAGTATAAACTCCTCTTTTTTTCAAATTTGTTCGGCGGCATAGGGCTTTTTATATGTAAAACTATTTTTATTGGTTGGGCCGATGTTGCTAATTTTACGTTTCAATACTTGAGTATCACGTTATTTCAGGCTGTCACAAGTACTTTTGTGGCATATGCTTTCTTTTATTCCGCCTTAAACTATATTCCTGCCTCTTTTGTGAGTATAATAACGTCATTTGAAATAGTAGTCGTTTTCATCTTGGGCTTTTTACTTATCGATGCGATTCCGACGGCTGCAGAAATTTTGGGCTGTGTGCTCATTATTTTTGCGATAAGTTGTTCTGCCATAAGGACAAGATTCATTGATTCACTGCGCAAATTGACGTACGCGATTCAGTTAAAAAACAGAGGCGTCACTGGAGGTCATAAGAATGGGCAGTCAGATTCACGGTAA